From Nycticebus coucang isolate mNycCou1 chromosome 6, mNycCou1.pri, whole genome shotgun sequence, the proteins below share one genomic window:
- the LOC128588153 gene encoding 40S ribosomal protein S24-like: MNDTVTIRTRKFMTNRLLPTKQMVIDVLHPGKATVPKTEIREKLAKMYKTTPDVIFVFGFRTHFGGGKTTGFGMIYDSLDYVKKNEPKHRLARHGLYEKKKTSRKQRKERKNRMKKVRGTAKTKVGAGKKAKD, translated from the coding sequence ATGAACGACACAGTAACTATCCGGACCAGGAAGTTCATGACTAACCGACTACTTCCAACGAAACAAATGGTCATTGATGTCCTTCACCCTGGGAAGGCAACAGtaccaaagacagaaattagagaaaaactagccaaaatgtACAAGACCACACCTGATGTCATCTTCGTATTTGGATTCAGAACTCACTTTGGTGGTGGGAAGACAACGGGCTTTGGCATGATTTATGATTCTTTGGattatgtaaagaaaaatgaacccaaacaTAGACTTGCAAGGCATGGCctgtatgagaagaaaaagacatcaaGAAAGCAGCGAAAGGAACGcaagaacagaatgaagaaagtcAGGGGGACTGCAAAGACTAAAGTTGGTGCTGGCAAAAAGGCGAAGGACTAA